The Streptomyces tendae DNA segment CAGAAACTGCCCCGCCCGGTGGACGTGGTCGCGCACGTCCGCCGCCTGGAGGAGGCGCTGATCCGCACCTGCGCGGAGTTCGGCCTGGAGACCACCCGGGTCGAGGGCCGCAGCGGGGTGTGGGTGCTGGGCGACCCGGTCGAACGGCGCCCGGCGCTCGGAGGGCTCTCCCTGGACTTCGACCCCCGCCTCCAGGACGACGAGTTCGACCCCCGGCTGAACGGCCCGGAGTACGCCCCCTCCAACGCCGGCCAGCGCCGCGAGGACCGCAAGATCGCCGCGATCGGCATCCGGGTCGCCAAGGGGGTCACGATGCACGGCTTCGCGCTCAACGTGAACCCCGACAACAAGTGGTTCGACAAGATCATCCCGTGCGGCATCCGCGACGCGGGCGTCGCCTCCCTGGCGAACGAGCTGGGCCGCGACGTCACGATCGAGGAGGTGCTGCCGGTCGTGGAGCGGCACCTGACGGACGTGCTCGTGAACGCCGAGCTGAAGCCGCGCGCGATCGAGCGGACGCCCGCCT contains these protein-coding regions:
- the lipB gene encoding lipoyl(octanoyl) transferase LipB; this translates as MSELRFVRMGFGAEAVDYRVAWDEQRRVHAARFADEVPDTVILLEHPPVYTAGRRTEDSERPLDGTPVIDVDRGGKITWHGPGQLVGYPIQKLPRPVDVVAHVRRLEEALIRTCAEFGLETTRVEGRSGVWVLGDPVERRPALGGLSLDFDPRLQDDEFDPRLNGPEYAPSNAGQRREDRKIAAIGIRVAKGVTMHGFALNVNPDNKWFDKIIPCGIRDAGVASLANELGRDVTIEEVLPVVERHLTDVLVNAELKPRAIERTPA